The following DNA comes from Palaemon carinicauda isolate YSFRI2023 chromosome 27, ASM3689809v2, whole genome shotgun sequence.
aaaaaaaatatagatatagaaaCAGTCAGCACTAATGTGAAAGAAAGACTACTGTTTGCATAATATTTTCGAGAGGGATAATTTTTAATACTAACAGGTATATAATATGTTGGTTTGTCAttagttgagttttttttttaattcacttggGGCTTCTTAAAAGGTAAtaattggaatacacacacacatacacacagacacacacgcatatatatatatatatatatatatatatgtgtgtgtgtgtgtgtgtgtgtgtgtttgtgtttgcgtctGTGTCTGCATGCGTGTGCGGGTGTGTGGGTGTATAAAATAAATtgcttttaaaaattaaattaacaccGAGAAAATTCATCTTAATGATAATTATCACACTTCGGATCAATGGCCATGAAATATATACTTTCTCAGCGTCATTGGAACATTTTTACGTTACAGCAAAATCATTTtctcaaactttatatatatatatatatatatatatatatatacatatatatatatatatatatatatatatatatatatatatatatatatatatatatatatatactgtatatatataaacacacaaaatagttgtttctagtccactgcaatacaaaggcctcagacatgtcaattcatgtctgtgatttggccatttTTTATTACCACGATGGCCAatggagattggtgatggtggaagattttcgtctgatcgctcccagcaaacaAACATAGTATGGTTgggcctgactagtgcagcttttcgCCAAGATCAGAAAAGCTGCAAATAAAAAAAGCTTAAAATAATCAACATAATGATAAGTTGTTAAACACCCAACTTTGAAAAATGACTGCAGTTTTCCCCAAGATTGATTTTATCCATATCATATTATGATTACAAATGGTCCATCCCTTTGAGCAAAGTCTGAGAAATCCCATTAATTTCTCTCGCAGAAAAATGGACGGCATTATAGCGCAAGATATCTTCGTGTGTATTATAAAGGAGTTTGTCTTCGTTAATGCTCTCTTCATTACGGTTGAAATAATTCACGAGTCCGTCAGTTGCATCTGACTATCTACTtagccttggagagagagagagagagagagagagagagagagagagagagagagagagagagagagagagagagagagagagggggggggataacttcacacacatttatatgtatgtatgtatgtgtatatatatgtgtatatatatgtatgtatgtatatatataaatatatatatatacagtatatatatatatatatatatatatatatatatatatatatatatatatatatatatatatatatatatatatatatatatatatatagagagagagagagagagagagagagagagagagagagagagagagagagagagagagagagagagagagagagatatccctatTTTAATGAGATTCCTGAGGAAATATGTTGCCAGcattgttgtattttttttcttaatgcacgTCTTAATGGAAGAGATACACTTCACGAGATGGAAAATGATAAATCACTATTTAATGCAGGGCACgctagtgctgagagagagagagagagagagagagagagagagagagagagagagagagagagagataagaacatGTTGCATTACTTGTATACGTGGCCCGTCaaaaagactgctaaatatttCGATACGCACAcgcacctgggtatgactactacctttcCTCCCTaacagagggatggggagagctgaacgtgatgggaatgatatatatatatatatatatatatatatatatatatatacacacatacagtatatatatatatatatatacacacatacagtatatatatatatatatatatatatatatatatatatatatacacacatacagtatatatatatatatatatatatatatatatatatatatatatatgtatatatatatatatatatatatatatatatatatatgtatatatatatatatatatatatatatatatatatatatatatatataacacacacacacatatatatatatatatatatatatatatatatatatatactgcatatatatatatatatatatgtatatatatatatatatatatatatatccaaacacatgcattttatcatataggggaaatatACTTCAATCACAACTGATGATAATGCGTCGTAGTCTTATATACTTGCTAAGAAAGCAcctttatattttgaataattttttgtgTGCAATTCCCTTGCTAATTTCTATATAATGAAATACCGTCTGTGTCCGGGAACATATATAGctttgtaaatagaaaaaaaaaagatgtataacACGTTATAGCCTATAAAAACTGTCTTGGTATCAATGGCCAAAAATAAACAGATGAATAAGTTTTATAACGGTATTGTTAATAGGAATGGTATGCTAGGATGTTATCTTAATATGGGACAAAGATATGAATGGCTATATCTCTATATAGAGATATCTACTTCAATggcccttaactctctctctctctctctctctctttcaaaatttAGAGTTGACCTCTTTCATTGCTTATTATCTTCTGCATATTTTAATGAAGGTAATTCAGAAACCTTGTCAGCTTCTCTCTTATTCTCTCGCTCTAAATATTTGAGATCTTAGCCGTGTTCATAGTGTAAAATGTCTTGCACAAAAAATtcgaccccccccctctctctctctctctctctctctctctctctctctctctctctctctcatgaaatattgAGAAATTAGTCAGTAAAAAAGTAAAAGCAAAGGGTCTAATGACACTCATGATGATAAATTTTAACATTATACAATTATCTTAACGTTTGTATATTTCTGGGAATTAGGTAATTTGCTACATTAGTATAAATGTCAGTTTGAAACAACGTACAGGACCACTGTGGGTTATTTGTGTCTTTTTTTCACTTGATTTATGTGTCAGTCATCTTGTCTTTGGACTTCTGCGCATTTTGAATATacacaataatagtagtaataacagttataacaataaaaaacttaATATTTTAACTTTGTATATCAGAGGTAGACATATTAGTGAAAATGACGGCGTTGTCGAAGTCATGGTCGTAGAAGTTGTCCTCGTCAATGTCATTGAAGTCGTCGATATTGTCATCGAATGCGCTGAAGTTATCATCGTCGAAGTCGTTGaagtcatcatcattttcatcaaatGCGCCAAAGTTGTTGTCGTTGAAGTCGTCATCATTGTCATCGAATGCAGCAAACTTGTCGTCATCAAACTTGTTGAAGTCGTCGTCGTTGTTATCGAATGAGCCAAAGTTGTCATCGTTGAAGTCGTCGTTGTTGTTATTGATTGGCTAAAGTTGTTGTCGTCGTTATCGAATACGCCAAAGTTGTCGTCGTCAACGTCGTTGAAGTCTTTGTCGTTGTTATTGAATGCGCCAAAGTTGTCGTCATCAAAATCGTTGAAGTCGTCGTCGTTGTTATTGAATGTGCCAAATTGGTCGTCATCAAAGTCgttgaagttgtcgttattatcgaAAGCGTCAATGTTGTCATTGTTGTCATCGAATGCACAAAAGTTTTCGTTGTTGTCTTCAAATGAGCCAAAGTTGTTGTTGACGAAGTCGTTGAAGTCGTTGTCGTTGTCATCGAATGCACCAAAGTTGTCGTCGTCGAATGCGCCAAAGTTGTCGTCATCGAATGCGCCAAATGTGTTGTTGTCAAAGTCGTTGAAGTCGTCGTCTTTGTTATCGAATGCGCCAAAGTTGTTGTTGTCATCGAATGCGCCAAAGTTGTTGTTGTCATCGAATGCGCCAAAGATATCGTCAAAATCGTTAAAGTCGTTGTTGTCGAATGTGCCAAAGTTGCCGTTGTCATTGAATGTGCCAAAGCTGTCGTTGTCATGGAATGCACCAAAGTTGTTGTCATCGAATGCGCCAAAGTTGTCATCGTCGAAGTTGTTGAAGTCGTCGTCGTTGTTATCGTTGTTATCAAATACGCAAAAGTTGTCGTCGTCGAAGTCGTTGAAGTCGTCGTTGTAATTGAATGGGACAGATTTATTGTCGTCAAAGTCGTTATATTCGTCGTTGTTAATGAGTGCACAAAAGTTGTCATCGTTGTCATTGAATACACCAAAATTGTCGTCGTTGTCATCAAATGCGTCAAAGTTGTCATCGTTAAAGTCGTTGAATTCGTCGTCGTTGTCATCGACTGCGCCAAAGTTGTTATCATCTAAGTCATTGAAGTAGTCATCGAATGCGCCAAAGTTGTCGTTGTCAAAGTTGTTGAAGTCGTCGTCGTTGTCATCGAATGCGCCAAAGTTGTCATCATCTAAGTCGTTGAAGTAGTCATTGAATGCGCCAAAGTTGTCGTAGTTGAAGTCGTCATAGTTGTCATCGAATGCACCAAAGTTTTCGTTATTGTCATCGAATGTGCCTAAGTTGTCGTCGTCATCGAATGCGCCAAAGTTATTGCCGTTGTCATCGAATGCACCAAAGTTGTTGTTATCATCGAATGCGCCAAAGTTATTGTCGTCGAAGTAATCGAATTCGTCGTCGTTGTTATCGAATGTGCCCAAACTGTCGTCGTTGAAGTCGTCGTCGTTGTCATAGAATGTGCCAAAGTTGTCGTTGTCATCACTGTCATCGAATGCGCAAAGTTGCAGTCGTCAAAGTCGTTGAAGTATTTCGAGTTATGAAAATGGGAAATATGGAGACCCTGCCACCCAAATATGAGCCCCAGTTCGTTCTAGGACATGAAACCATTAAGGACTGTGTCTTGAATAATCCATAATGTCCTAAACAGTCCATAATGTGCTTGCTCATTAGTAGCCTGGTAAGTGCAACACCATCCTATCATATCTCCGACCAGCAAAGTTGAATATAGTTCCTaaaactgtatactatatatatatatatatatatatatatatatatatatatatatatacatatctatctatctatctatctatctatatatatatatatatatgtatgtatgtatatatttattatttatatatatactgtatatatatatatatatatatacatatatatatctatatatatatgtatgtatgtatatatttattatttatatatatatatatatatatatatatatactgtatatatatatatatatatatatatatatatatatatatatatagacgcagtatacatatatctatagtgTATACATAGGTATCTATGCATATGCATTTATAGATatgtacttatacacacacacacacacatatatatatatatatatgtgtattcatatatatatatatatatatatatagagagagagagagagagagagagagagagaggagagagagagagagagagagagagagagagagagagagagtcgtgggaTTAAATTATGGATCGGAGAATAGTACTTATCATCATATTTTTCGAATTGATATTTATATACGAGGCTGAATTAATTCGATATTGAACTTAATTTGTAcctcagtattaatatatatatatatatatatatatatatatatatatatatatatatatatatatatatgtgtgtgtgtgtgtgtgtgtgttttttttttttttgttactaacaCGAGTAACTTTCATATACTCAAATTTTCAAGTATTTCCTTTTGAGTAATTATTTACTAGAAACTGTTCAAGGTCCAACCACATGTGATTGAGAAAACGATCATACAAGGACACCAGTTACCAACTGGGCAAGCTTCTGTCATTATACACTTGCTTATTTTGATTCTAAATTAAAATTGCCTAAATTCACTCTTGATAGCCTAACTGGCTAAGTCACTAATCCAGTTTTGTTTAGATTTACAGACATAGACTCAATTCCTTGCTCGATAGAAGCACGAGTCTTTAAAACTTTCCtgtttatttctattcatttaaaAACTGTTGTCAATGGAATTTCATAAATGGTAATTCGATTCATAATGGAATCTGTGACATGTTGGGTTGAATATCTCTTGGCATTCATAAATTCTGCTTTTAACCTAGTGCATTCAGTGTCAACACCACAGCGTAACTGAAATCATTTACTGATATTAATAACGCTCTAAATGTTATACAACATCCTGTATTACCGCTTCACAGTAATTATTGCTATCAAATGTTTAAATTACAGAAAACATTTTTATAGACACAGAATAACTAACTGTAACTTTGTATTAATTAAATGGCCATTCCGATTTGCTCTTTAGTCCCAAGTTAAACTCCTAACATATTTTGCCACATGTGTTTTTTCTTGACGAATGAATTCACAATATTACACATCGCAATCAGTATTGATATTTAATTTACTGCCTCATGACTGGATGCTTATTATCTCTTTTGGAAATCTGAACCGTCGACCAGGGTTAGCGTCATTTAGAtcccagagtattattattattattattattattattattattgttgttgttgttgttgttgttgttgttgttgttgttgttgttgttgttgttgttgttgtctaataCGGATCGGTTGggagggaacctcagtttaataaagAACTGGAAAAttacaacgccaaacattcttatatttatttccttcacCTATAAGACAACTTTTCAAACatttgtgttcataatcatgttcctcgGTATAGGAAAGTCTAACAATATAGAACACACTATACTTGTAAATaagtataatcaaaataataaaaggcATTTTCAAGCTATTTTTTAAGGAAAACTAGAAATCTCTTGactgagcgtttttttttttttttttttttttaaatttaatgaagATATCCTACGccttttgtatttaattttcaaaTGAGACCCTGTTCAACATTGAAAATTTTTAAAGTGAGAACGAGCACTTACAATCATTGTCTCCGCGATCTCGGAGGTTGGATTGTAGAGGTGTAAATAGGGCCCTTCCTGTTCGGATGAATTTTTCGTGGAGCCCgcataagctaattggcaatttggataATTAAACAAGTAGACTACCATAGATCCAAAGTTATTTTTGTTTTAAGATATGTTTGTTTTCTAATTAGAATAATGTTTACCGAGCATTTAGACTAGCATATTTTGAAAATGTCCATAAAGAAATGTGTTTCTAGAGAAGATCTTTTCTAACAATGCCTCCCCAACCAACTTAAAACTTTTCATAATTACATTTTTTGTCCTCGTTCAAAAAAGTTTGGTCCACAAAAACTTTAACTTTTCATCGAAATTACTTActttagttataaaagaaaaaaaaaacggataccTTAGGAAAAATTACTTTGGATCTCTGGTAGTCTACTTGTTTAattgtccaaattgccaattagctcaTATTGACTCCACGAAAAAATGTGTCTTTTCTCGCTACCACGATCAcgagggaattagcagccgaacagGAAGGGCCATATTCAAACATCTACAGTCCAACTTACTAGACCACTGTGACAGTAATTGTATATGTCCGTTTACACTTGAAAATTTTTCAGTATTAAACAGGAGCTAATAAGATAATTCAGTCCATCTTTATCATGTCTAAGAAACCACAGCATagtcaagaaatttctagtttccaTTCGAAAATAGCTTGAAAATGCCTTCTACTATTTTGATTGTGCTTATTCACAATATTCCCAGTATAGCGTGTTCTATCTTGTTATATTTTCTCATACCTAGGAACAGGATAATGAACACAAATGTTTGTAACGTTGTTTTACTGGTGATGGAAATGAATATAAGAATGTTCGGCGTTGTCGTAATCCtccagttttattatcattattattattattattattattattattattattattattattattgttgtttctaaAATTCGGATTTTCTCTTATGCATTTTTCTTGcccaaaacatttttcaattatactGCTCGCGTTCCCTCTTCGTTTTCTTTACCTGTTTCTGTCTtccaacttaaaaagaaaaaaaaataataattgtcacACACATCAATGAAACGAGTCTCCAACTTTATAATTCTATAAACATTTCTACATCCTTTTGGCTGCATCATGCTTTCCTTACAAGACTTTCTCGAATAAAAGTTTTGGATACATTTGAGGAGTTCAGTTCTTGCCTTTAAACTAAAACAAATCTTTACCTAAAGTGAAAGTATTTCTTCGAATCGCTTCCTGGAAAAGTTTGCCAAATCTTGCAGGGTATGAacttgataaacttttttttttctttttttatcgaaAAGACGTAAAACCAGCAGTCCAGCAGACAGACGAAGtaatggcctgattggtaatgtctctgccttgtgtttgccaggcgggggttcgagtcccgctcagactcgttagtgtcattagtgtctgcaaccttaccatccttgtgagctaaggttgggggatttgggggagcctataggtctatctgctaagtcatctgcaacccattgcctggccctccctagtcctagcttgggtggagaggggcttggacgttgatcctatgatatatggtcagtctctagggcattgtcctgcttgattgggcagtgtcagtgtccctttcctctgccattcatgagcggcctctaaacctttaaatcagAGATTATGATACTGAAATAAGTGGAGAATAAGCAAATTTCTTGCAAAATTGCAATTTACTTTTCAGTTCTACTTGCCCTCTCATTgtcttattattagtagtaatgattaattgttattattgataataatttcaaaaacagtaataatttcgataattctaataacaataatgattttagtaatattaataaatttgatgatattaataatttcatcaaaatattgtatttgaGTATAGACTGTTACCATGTTATAATAACAAAGGACATTTACTTCCAAAATGTGCAATACCAGTCTACAATAAACCCATCAACCATGTTACCAAAGAAGTACTTTACTTCTGATAGTCATAAATCCAAAATAGCCTACAAATCCCGCCAAAGGTCTGTAATTCATACAACCATAACTTTGAAGTAGATATCCTACAGAAAGCCGTAATCCAAAATAATACTTGGAGCCACAACCCCAAAGGAGAACTCACCCCTTATCTCCTTTCAAAGACAGTAATCTAGATTACCCAGCATCCAGTCAGCCATAATCCCAAAAGTCACATCTCTTCCACCCCCCCTACAGGATGTAATCCAGAGAGACCACCTTGAGAGACTAGATGCCAAACAGCCACATAGTATTCACTGAGAATATAGCTTCCACCTTCCCCAAAAGGGTATGTAGACTAGTAGACCATCATCCAGAATTGCAATGGACAGATCCCCACAAGATCTTGATTGTGGTTGCTGTATCCTATAGGAATTGCGTCTGGAATGcagtaggggggaggggggggatatCAAGCCCCgcttaacctcccccccccctttttttttcaaatttcaacgGGTCACAGCGCCTTTGTGAGCTAGGCACAGAAGGGTTGTTGGTGTGGGGGGGGGGTCTAAAGATCTTTCGTTTAagttatcagcagacattgctTCGCACTCCATGACCACAGCATAAGTGAAGACGGGCTTGGGGACTGAATACATGCAGTTACTGTTTGTTCCTAGGACATTGAGTTTTGCGTTGTTAACACACTCGCGAGCACGatcgcgcgcacacatacacacacacatacagtatgcatatatatatatatatatatatatgtatatatatacatatatatatatatatatatatatatatatatatatatatatatgtatatatatatacatatatatatatatatatatatatatatatgtatatatatacatatatatgtatgtatatatatatatatatatatatatatatatatatatatgtgtgtgtgtgtgtgtgtttgtgtatgtgtatatatatatatatatatatatatatatatatgatagcttaTTTCCTGCAATCATGATTTTCATTGTTTTAGGTAAGGTACAGATGTCTCTTAATATGGAATTTGCTGTGCCTCGGGATCAAAGAACCAAAGGGAAGCTTATTTTCCCCTTGGCCCTTTGATCACGAGGTATAGCAAATTCGGCTTCGAGAGGCGTttgtgtcttatttgaatatatatatatatatatatatatatatatatatatatatatatatatatatatatatattatgtggccAGTGTTTAGGACGTGGAGCAAGTGCAATGACCTGACCCAAGCCTCTGCTACTTATGACTTCATCTAAATCGGCATCCGTGTACAATCACAGGCCGAATAGGGATAACTCCTCTATCCTCTGAGGCTTTAATCCTGGCAACCCAAAATCTCAAAGGAATAATCCAAGTCTAACCCGCTTAAGACTGTAATCTTGATAACAAGATTATGCTCAGTCTTTTCACGCCATTACTCATTTGGTTGACGGGCCTTCATTATGACCATTTTCTGCCCGCACTAGACTCCTACGTTCTGTTTTCAAGGTTCTGTAGGTTTTCTTAATCAAAATTTCTTAAACAGAAAAATAATAGCTTTTATTTGGGCGTAAGTCGCTGATACACATTTTTAATAAGACTTCAGCACATGGATCAGCGTACCTGTTGCAGGAAGTCAAGCGAGACAACAAATGGAGCGAAAATGGCCAGCGTAAATTTGCCTCCGAAATAAATGGAAGAGAGATTGTGAAATTGGCCCTCCCCAAAAAGGCAATAAACAAAATTTACGAACGAGTCTATTGGGCGATAATTGACGAAACTCTCGGGGAGAAATATTACGGGCGCTGCGAAAAACAAAAACGACCCGATTGCGTAGATAGGAGAGGAACTTTTAACGGTGCAATATTGCTTTTGGAAAGAAGGGATTATTTTATCATGACCTTAAAGCAGAGAATGAACCTTTCATTTTGTGTTGAATTACATGTTTGCGAATGGCAGAGCAGAATCGTTCTACTAAAAGTAACAGCTAGAAAAAAATGgatcatgctattattattattattattattattattattattattattattataattattattatttcaagctaagctacaaccctatttggaaaagcaggatgctataagcccaagtgctccaacatagaaaaatagcacagtgaggaaaggaaataaagaaataaactacaagagaagtattgaacgataaagtattttaagaatatagAAGAGAAGAATGCTTTATTTCAATGAAAGGTGAAAGTTGCATaaacataatgaaaaataataaagtggaaataatattgCCTTAGATTTGTAGATGCTAATATTTTTATGGATAAAAAGTGGACTGAAAGTATAGATTTCATGCAATCATTGATAAAGGACAATACATGTATATTATGAGTTACTACGATGTTCCAGATAGTCTTTCAGAAATCGTTTAAAGAGATAGCTAGATGCTGAAAGTTGAAGAAAAGACATCGTTATACACACAGAACTAActaatatataactaatatatcgACTTtatgttgtaaattgaaaactactatcgtttccagaggctgtgtaatagtgtttttcccaaatatctaacaaactggcttatgaatttccatgaaactacagcaatgaatgtttcaaacattggcctaatttttggtggtacaatgaattgacagatgtgcttaattaacccgtttactcttagaaaaaaagaggaacttcttcccttccttcagagcgtttcgaagaagtgttacttaatcacataactgtgacgcagaggttcccccaaccctccttcggtgtttacacctatggctatcctagtactccatcccccccttccttcttgccttctttcctttattcccattgttattaggctaccgagtaaatccctgttaggaaagactgtgtactgcacatataaaatgagccggaagagcaataaaaggttttatggtggtagataatgattagatggttaatacaaattatcaaacataatagaagaggtttaaaacgggtgtggaatcgcactgagagatattctactcgaactcctacaaattttagatttgcgactaaaaaatgaaataaaataaaaaaataaaattaaaacattagtagaaatagaaaatattttttttccttgagagtgatgatgagtaaaatgtataagtgtccatttcttgtttttttttgttttttttttttcatccctcataaatctatggtttccaggaattggtgataacattattttggaaaagcaaagctaatgaatactttgatacgagtatatcagcttggcatgtagacaatgtcaatggatttctcaaagt
Coding sequences within:
- the LOC137621017 gene encoding uncharacterized protein, producing the protein MHATNSCKCQGPFIHFLRESRFVHYAVDYLVTAAPFSIDDNDNFGTFYDNDDDFNDDSLGTFDNNDDEFDYFDDNNFGAFDDNNNFGAFDDNGNNFGAFDDDDNLGTFDDNNENFGAFDDNYDDFNYDNFGAFNDYFNDLDDDNFGAFDDNDDDFNNFDNDNFGAFDDYFNDLDDNNFGAVDDNDDEFNDFNDDNFDAFDDNDDNFGVFNDNDDNFCALINNDEYNDFDDNKSVPFNYNDDFNDFDDDNFCVFDNNDNNDDDFNNFDDDNFGAFDDNNFGAFHDNDSFGTFNDNGNFGTFDNNDFNDFDDIFGAFDDNNNFGAFDDNNNFGAFDNKDDDFNDFDNNTFGAFDDDNFGAFDDDNFGAFDDNDNDFNDFVNNNFGSFEDNNENFCAFDDNNDNIDAFDNNDNFNDFDDDQFGTFNNNDDDFNDFDDDNFGAFNNNDKDFNDPINNNNDDFNDDNFGSFDNNDDDFNKFDDDKFAAFDDNDDDFNDNNFGAFDENDDDFNDFDDDNFSAFDDNIDDFNDIDEDNFYDHDFDNAVIFTNMSTSDIQS